Proteins encoded in a region of the uncultured Erythrobacter sp. genome:
- a CDS encoding acetyl-CoA C-acetyltransferase, whose translation MGEAYIIDAVRTPRGIGKQGKGALAAEHPQHLAATVLRTIAERNGIDTATVDDVIWSVSTQDGMQAGDLGRMAALDAGYDTTSSGTTLDRFCGGGITSVNLAAAQVMSGMEDCIVAGGTEMMSLTAAMSKEKMQAGLKPPMMGSYNERLQKVHPQSHQGICGDAIATIEGFTREELDEVGYRSQQRAAEAIGEGRFDKSVVPVVDDEGNVILDKDEYPRPQTTLEGLAQLEPAFTKIADVPLDANGTTFRGLINQKYPDVDIQHFHHAGNSSGVVDGAAAVLVTSKAYAEKHGLKPRARIVATANMGDDPTLMLNAPVPAAKKVLEKADMSLDDIDLFEINEAFAVVAAKFVRDLELDWDKVNVNGGSIALGHPIGATGSILIGTIIDELERRDLKTGLVTMCAAGGMAPAIIVERVDGFVD comes from the coding sequence ATGGGCGAAGCCTACATCATCGACGCAGTCCGCACCCCGCGCGGCATTGGCAAGCAGGGCAAGGGCGCGCTGGCTGCCGAACATCCGCAGCATCTGGCCGCGACCGTGCTCCGCACCATTGCCGAGCGCAACGGGATCGACACAGCAACCGTCGACGATGTGATCTGGTCGGTATCGACTCAGGATGGAATGCAGGCGGGCGATCTTGGCCGGATGGCGGCTCTGGACGCGGGCTATGACACTACTTCATCCGGCACGACGCTCGACCGATTCTGCGGCGGCGGAATCACTTCGGTGAACCTCGCAGCGGCACAGGTGATGAGCGGCATGGAAGACTGCATCGTCGCGGGCGGAACCGAGATGATGAGCCTGACAGCCGCGATGTCGAAAGAGAAGATGCAGGCAGGCCTCAAGCCGCCCATGATGGGCAGCTACAATGAGCGCTTGCAAAAGGTGCACCCGCAATCGCACCAGGGCATTTGCGGCGATGCGATTGCGACCATCGAAGGGTTCACTCGGGAAGAGCTGGACGAGGTCGGCTATCGCTCGCAGCAGCGCGCTGCCGAGGCGATTGGCGAGGGGCGCTTTGACAAGTCGGTTGTCCCGGTGGTCGATGACGAAGGCAATGTGATCCTCGACAAGGATGAATATCCGCGTCCGCAAACCACGCTGGAAGGTCTGGCTCAGCTGGAGCCTGCCTTCACCAAGATCGCCGATGTTCCGCTCGATGCGAATGGCACGACGTTTCGCGGCTTGATCAATCAGAAATATCCTGATGTCGATATTCAGCACTTCCACCACGCGGGCAACAGCTCCGGCGTAGTCGATGGTGCGGCGGCGGTGCTCGTCACCAGCAAGGCGTACGCAGAGAAGCACGGCCTTAAGCCGCGCGCGCGGATCGTCGCGACAGCGAATATGGGCGATGATCCCACGCTGATGCTCAACGCGCCGGTTCCGGCAGCGAAGAAGGTGCTCGAAAAGGCCGACATGAGCCTCGACGATATCGACCTGTTCGAAATCAACGAAGCCTTCGCCGTGGTCGCCGCCAAGTTCGTTCGCGACCTCGAGCTTGATTGGGACAAGGTCAATGTGAATGGCGGCTCGATCGCGCTTGGCCACCCGATTGGTGCGACCGGCTCGATTCTGATCGGCACGATCATAGATGAGCTTGAACGCCGCGACCTCAAAACCGGGCTTGTGACGATGTGCGCAGCGGGCGGCATGGCTCCGGCGATCATCGTTGAGCGCGTGGACGGTTTCGTTGACTGA
- a CDS encoding acetyl-CoA acetyltransferase → MTEIADNTPVIIGVGQYSEKVGQTGYEALSYMDLAGRALSEAIADSAAEGNVADAIDTLAAIRAFEMSRPDRKPPFGAANNVPRAIAKRVAANPERAILTTTGGQTNQQLVGEFASNIAAGESQCAVIVGSEAISTVLALSAKGEKPDWSEEVEGDFEDQGFGVEGLMEPALFAHGATGAIPLYALAENARRAKLGKGLDEYRRYIGELFAPFTKVAAANPHAAAPVERSAEQLATVTERNRIVAEPYPRMTVARDQVNQAAAIIVASAGLARDLGVSEDKWVHIHAVSAATELMLSQRPDLSANPASIASVEAALERSGKSMADMRYIDFYSCFAVPVFNQIDHFGLTADDPRGLTLTGGLPFFGGAGNNYSAHAICEAVQRARGDRGAFALVGANGGWMSKYATGIYSTEPADWSANDRFEKLPDATDAVPAAIGPFDHAKVETYTINNAKTGSVAVFLGRNDAGERVCGNADLTHEATRRAFENGDPFGVQLNITQDENGRNIGRLS, encoded by the coding sequence TTGACTGAGATAGCCGACAACACGCCAGTCATAATTGGCGTAGGACAGTATTCGGAAAAGGTCGGGCAGACGGGCTATGAAGCGTTGTCCTATATGGACCTCGCGGGCCGGGCGTTGTCAGAGGCCATCGCCGATAGCGCCGCCGAAGGGAATGTCGCCGATGCGATAGACACGCTCGCAGCGATCCGCGCGTTCGAAATGTCGCGTCCGGATCGCAAGCCGCCCTTCGGAGCAGCGAACAATGTCCCGCGTGCGATTGCCAAGCGGGTTGCAGCGAACCCCGAGCGCGCGATCCTCACGACGACAGGTGGGCAGACCAACCAGCAACTCGTCGGCGAGTTCGCCAGCAACATCGCTGCGGGTGAGAGCCAATGCGCGGTGATTGTCGGGTCGGAGGCGATCTCGACCGTGCTGGCATTGTCGGCCAAGGGCGAGAAACCGGATTGGTCGGAAGAGGTCGAAGGTGACTTCGAAGATCAGGGCTTTGGGGTCGAAGGACTCATGGAGCCTGCTCTGTTTGCCCACGGCGCGACCGGCGCGATCCCGCTCTATGCGCTGGCCGAAAACGCGCGGCGAGCAAAGCTGGGCAAGGGTCTGGACGAATATCGCCGCTACATCGGCGAGCTATTCGCACCGTTCACCAAAGTCGCTGCCGCCAACCCGCATGCCGCCGCGCCAGTCGAACGCAGCGCGGAGCAACTGGCCACTGTCACTGAGCGCAATCGGATCGTCGCCGAACCCTATCCGCGCATGACCGTGGCGCGAGATCAGGTGAACCAGGCCGCCGCGATCATTGTCGCCAGCGCTGGCTTGGCTCGCGATCTGGGTGTGTCGGAGGACAAGTGGGTGCATATCCACGCTGTCTCCGCCGCGACAGAACTGATGCTATCACAGCGCCCCGACCTCTCGGCGAACCCCGCGTCCATCGCCAGCGTCGAGGCTGCGCTGGAGCGTTCTGGCAAGTCGATGGCAGACATGCGCTACATCGATTTCTATTCGTGCTTTGCGGTCCCCGTTTTCAACCAGATCGACCATTTCGGTCTAACCGCCGACGACCCGCGTGGACTGACATTGACTGGCGGGCTGCCGTTTTTTGGTGGCGCGGGAAACAACTATTCGGCGCATGCAATCTGCGAAGCGGTGCAGCGCGCTCGCGGTGATCGCGGGGCCTTTGCCTTGGTCGGCGCGAATGGCGGCTGGATGAGCAAATACGCCACCGGCATCTATTCGACCGAGCCAGCGGATTGGTCCGCGAATGACCGGTTCGAAAAGCTGCCGGATGCAACCGACGCCGTGCCCGCAGCCATTGGCCCGTTCGATCACGCCAAGGTCGAAACCTACACGATCAACAATGCCAAGACAGGCAGTGTCGCGGTGTTCCTCGGGCGCAATGATGCCGGTGAGCGGGTGTGCGGCAATGCCGACCTTACGCACGAAGCTACGCGGAGGGCATTCGAGAACGGAGACCCCTTCGGCGTGCAGCTCAATATCACCCAGGACGAGAACGGTCGAAACATTGGACGTCTAAGCTGA
- the hppD gene encoding 4-hydroxyphenylpyruvate dioxygenase → MTMHPGDLFENPAGLDGFEFVEFCSPEKGILEPVFEAMGFTRVAKHRSKDVHLWRQGGINLIANYEPRSAAWYFAREHGPSACGMAFRVRDAAKAYDHLMAQGAEPVANEPGPMELRIPAIRGIGGAILYLVDRYAGAEDKSLTIYDIDFDYLPGVDPYPEGAGFHTIDHLTHNVYTGRMKYWADYYESLFNFQEIRFFDIKGEYTGLTSKALTAPDGKIRIPLNEEGEGGKGQIEEFLREFNGEGIQHIALICEDLVACWDRLKEFGVPFMTAPPETYYSMLDERLPEHGEDANALQTRGILLDGTTEGGEPRLLLQIFAEAQVGPVFFEFIQRKGDDGFGEGNFKALFESIERDQVARGVLNVAEEPAE, encoded by the coding sequence ATGACGATGCATCCCGGCGATCTGTTCGAAAATCCAGCAGGCCTGGACGGCTTTGAATTTGTCGAGTTCTGCTCACCGGAAAAGGGCATTCTCGAACCCGTGTTCGAAGCGATGGGCTTCACCCGCGTCGCCAAACATCGCAGCAAGGATGTTCATCTTTGGCGGCAAGGCGGCATCAACCTGATCGCCAATTACGAACCACGCAGCGCGGCCTGGTATTTTGCGCGCGAGCACGGACCGAGCGCATGCGGCATGGCTTTCCGCGTCCGCGATGCAGCCAAGGCGTATGATCATCTGATGGCGCAGGGCGCGGAGCCGGTCGCCAATGAGCCTGGCCCGATGGAACTGCGCATCCCCGCGATCCGCGGGATCGGCGGGGCAATCCTGTATCTGGTCGATCGCTATGCTGGGGCCGAGGATAAGAGCCTCACCATCTACGACATCGATTTCGACTACCTGCCGGGCGTTGATCCCTATCCCGAAGGCGCAGGCTTCCACACGATCGATCACCTGACGCACAACGTCTATACCGGGCGGATGAAGTATTGGGCGGACTATTATGAGAGCCTGTTCAACTTTCAGGAAATCCGGTTCTTCGACATCAAGGGCGAGTATACTGGCCTTACCTCGAAAGCGCTGACCGCGCCCGATGGAAAGATCCGCATACCGCTCAACGAAGAAGGCGAAGGCGGGAAAGGCCAGATCGAAGAGTTCCTGCGCGAATTCAACGGTGAAGGCATTCAGCACATCGCGTTAATCTGCGAAGATCTGGTTGCGTGCTGGGATCGCCTGAAAGAATTCGGCGTGCCGTTTATGACTGCACCGCCTGAAACCTACTATTCGATGCTCGACGAGCGCCTGCCGGAGCACGGCGAAGATGCAAACGCGCTCCAGACGCGTGGCATCCTGCTCGATGGCACGACCGAGGGCGGCGAACCGCGCCTGCTGTTGCAGATCTTCGCAGAAGCGCAGGTCGGCCCGGTGTTCTTCGAATTCATTCAGCGCAAAGGCGACGATGGCTTTGGTGAAGGCAACTTCAAGGCGCTGTTCGAAAGCATCGAGCGCGATCAGGTCGCGCGCGGTGTGCTGAACGTCGCCGAAGAGCCCGCCGAATGA
- a CDS encoding VOC family protein, with the protein MSAHPVKLGGVHHVAYRCRDAKETVEWYGRVMGMDYTTAFAEDHVPSTGEYDPYMHIFLDAGNGNILAFFELPNQPDMGRDENTPAWVQHLAFRVPNEAALLAAKAHVEAQGIDVLGPTHHGIFKSIYFFDPNGHRVELAADIGTDEQYAELARVAPLMLEEWSQTKKAPRHADWLHEIAREEHEKAP; encoded by the coding sequence ATGAGCGCGCATCCCGTCAAATTGGGCGGCGTCCATCACGTCGCCTATCGCTGCCGCGACGCCAAAGAGACGGTCGAATGGTATGGCCGCGTGATGGGCATGGATTACACCACCGCCTTTGCCGAGGATCACGTTCCATCAACCGGCGAATACGACCCGTACATGCACATCTTTCTGGATGCGGGTAACGGCAACATTCTGGCATTTTTCGAGCTGCCCAATCAGCCTGATATGGGCCGTGATGAGAACACACCAGCTTGGGTGCAGCACCTCGCGTTCCGCGTGCCGAACGAAGCAGCACTGCTTGCGGCCAAGGCGCATGTCGAGGCGCAGGGCATCGACGTGCTCGGACCGACACATCACGGCATATTCAAATCGATCTACTTTTTCGATCCGAACGGCCACCGGGTTGAGCTGGCGGCGGACATCGGCACTGACGAACAATATGCCGAACTGGCCCGAGTCGCGCCCTTGATGCTTGAGGAGTGGTCTCAGACCAAGAAAGCACCTCGTCATGCCGATTGGCTGCACGAAATTGCGCGCGAAGAGCACGAAAAGGCTCCTTAG